The following coding sequences are from one Ornithodoros turicata isolate Travis chromosome 1, ASM3712646v1, whole genome shotgun sequence window:
- the LOC135379193 gene encoding uncharacterized protein LOC135379193, with amino-acid sequence MPSPRYISCLRCQWKGFTLRALFRHMHSDHGHEKNWTCGLEGCMMTYRSYFTYRRHVTRKHSGLLGSHDTRATSQATQNEGSEEIGEPTWAESAVSQDDDGTNEADDISNDEQDASGSVCTADSTKRLALLLLKWKEQMRLPESSLNEVANDAIHYIQDLVQQSADTPDAQPLTDIIKELPILQTKGGREDYWKSTLPFIQPATMYLGNNSKGKPDTFQYVSILKVLKMYLQSPQVPHVSVQQGSEGHLKSVFDGSAFKGRKYFQGDTKKLCIQLYSDEFEACDPLGAKRGKHKLVVIYYSLRNVPAEYRSLLQHIHLAVVARDKLAERYGLHRILEPLVKGVTELGTEGIVVNFIRYTGSVLCLSGDNLSSRRVGGFATSFSHGRVCRFCMALHYELSAKHKEQHFHMRSPESHAYHLDMLERGLPALSLYGVKRPCALPLHGFDPTEHLPPDVMHDVHESILPFLLKHVLSKLVSDKYFSLETLNDCIEKFGYDPCDVNKPEGIHPAVLTGKGSLKGSASQKFCLLRNIALYVGEFIPQENRFWRHYTMFREVVDLIMCRDLPLDHVPYLHRRIEFFRQEFQTLFPDVRVPCKMHYILHYPTYIYKYGPLIQLWSMRFEGKHQYFKDIAFSMAQRHQLYQMHMWTQPDSKDSVSSKGCRTTATDQAPEAIQLHLASRGIEQRQVVSMKSVEFSGME; translated from the exons ATGCCAAGCCCTCGGTACATCTCCTGCTTACGCTGTCAGTGGAAGGGATTCACCCTCAGAGCCCTCTTCCGCCACATGCACTCAGATCATGGCCATGAGAAAAACTGGACCTGCGGCTTGGAAGGATGTATGATGACGTACAGATCCTACTTCACATACCGCAGGCATGTGACAAGGAAGCACAGTGGCCTCCTTGGAAGTCACGACACACGAGCCACCTCTCAAGCCACCCAGAATGAAGGCAGTGAGGAAATTGGGGAACCGACGTGGGCCGAAAGTGCGGTGTCTCAGGACGATGATGGCACTAATGAGGCTGATGACATCAGTAATGACGAACAAGATGCATCCGGTTCCGTATGTACAGCAGATTCTACGAAGCGCCTTGCACTCTTGCTTCTGAAGTGGAAAGAGCAAATGAGGCTACCAGAGTCCAGCTTGAATGAAGTTGCAAATGATGCCATACATTACATCCAGGACTTAGTTCAGCAATCTGCAGATACACCTGATGCACAGCCACTTACTGACATCATTAAGGAGCTTCCTATTCTACAAACAAAAGGTGGTCGGGAAGACTACTGGAAGAGCACACTGCCTTTTATACAACCAGCAACGATGTACCTGGGAAACAACTCAAAAGGAAAGCCAGATACGTTCCAGTATGTCAGCATACTGAAAGTTCTCAAGATGTATCTGCAGTCTCCACAGGTTCCACACGTAAGTGTACAACAGGGCAGCGAAGGCCACCTCAAAAGCGTGTTTGATGGCTCCGCCTTCAAAGGGCGCAAATATTTTCAAGGCGATACCAAGAAGCTCTGTATCCAGCTCTACAGCGATGAGTTTGAAGCCTGCGATCCCTTGGGTGCCAAAAGAGGAAAACACAAGCTGGTAGTCATATACTATTCACTTCGAAATGTGCCTGCCGAGTACAGATCCCTTCTGCAACATATCCATCTAGCTGTGGTTGCTCGGGACAAGCTTGCGGAACGCTACGGACTGCACCGTATTCTGGAGCCCCTTGTGAAGGGTGTCACAGAGCTAGGAACAGAAGGCATAGTCGTGAATTTTATACGGTACACTGGGTCAGTGCTTTGTCTCTCAGGCGATAACTTATCCAGCCGCCGTGTGGGGGGATTTGCAACAAGCTTCAGCCACGGTCGCGTGTGCCGCTTCTGCATGGCTTTGCACTATGAACTGTCTGCCAAGCACAAGGAGCAGCATTTTCACATGCGGTCTCCTGAAAGCCATGCATACCACCTCGACATGTTGGAAAGAGGGTTGCCTGCACTGTCATTATATGGAGTGAAAAGGCCCTGTGCATTACCACTTCACGGGTTTGACCCCACAGAGCACCTGCCGCCCGACGTGATGCATGATGTTCACGAAAGCATCTTGCCATTCCTCCTGAAGCACGTACTTTCCAAGCTTGTTTCTGACAAATATTTCTCCTTGGAAACCTTGAATGATTGCATTGAGAAATTTGGATACGACCCATGTGATGTGAATAAGCCCGAGGGTATACATCCGGCTGTGCTGACAGGCAAGGGCTCCCTGAAAGGGAGTGCCTCTCAGAAGTTCTGCTTATTGAGGAACATTGCTCTTTATGTTGGAGAGTTCATTCCGCAAGAGAACAGGTTCTGGAGGCACTACACTATGTTCCGAGAAGTCGTTGACCTGATCATGTGCAGGGACTTGCCACTTGACCACGTTCCTTATCTCCATCGCCGCATCGAGTTTTTCCGGCAAGAATTCCAGACACTGTTTCCAGATGTGAGAGTCCCATGCAAAATGCATTACATACTCCACTACCCCACCTACATCTATAAGTATGGACCACTCATCCAACTGTGGTCCATGAGGTTTGAGGGGAAACATCAATACTTTAAGGACATTGCTTTCTCAATGGCACAAAGGCATCAGCTCTACCAAATGCACATGTGGACGCAACCAGACTCCAAGGATAGTGTATCCAGCAAGGGCTGCAGGACAACCGCTACTGATCAAGCACCTGAGGCTATCCAACTGCATCTAGCAAGCCGAGGCATCGAGCAACGTCAGGTTGTTTCCATGAAGAGCGTGGAGTTCAGTG GTATGGAATAG